One part of the Halobacteriovoraceae bacterium genome encodes these proteins:
- a CDS encoding GNAT family N-acetyltransferase, whose translation MNNIIFESNRLIFKKPTLDDYAFIENCLENELLMKYMGGIWDDDFKKSFKDFLFWHWKTYNFGHYLVYLKKTKEVVGVASIKYLRKDVDPTTEGPDIGGFGISKHWNKGLGTEATIAILKYAFEILHINEIKAHNYDENTSSTRILQKIGFQKKENTNVNYNGKKFSVASSWEISKKKFLAQFSV comes from the coding sequence ATGAATAACATAATCTTTGAATCGAATAGATTAATTTTTAAAAAACCTACGTTAGATGATTATGCATTTATAGAGAATTGTTTAGAAAATGAATTACTAATGAAATATATGGGTGGAATTTGGGATGATGATTTTAAAAAATCATTTAAGGATTTTCTTTTTTGGCATTGGAAAACATATAACTTTGGACATTATTTAGTATATCTGAAAAAAACTAAAGAAGTTGTCGGTGTTGCTTCAATAAAGTATCTTCGAAAAGATGTCGATCCAACAACAGAAGGGCCAGATATTGGAGGTTTTGGAATTTCAAAACATTGGAATAAGGGCCTTGGGACAGAAGCAACGATTGCTATTTTAAAATATGCGTTTGAGATTTTACATATCAATGAAATAAAAGCACATAATTACGATGAGAATACTAGTAGTACCAGAATTTTACAGAAAATTGGCTTTCAAAAAAAAGAAAATACAAATGTGAATTATAATGGAAAAAAATTTTCAGTGGCCTCAAGTTGGGAAATATCTAAAAAAAAATTTTTGGCTCAATTTTCAGTATAG
- a CDS encoding ABC transporter substrate-binding protein translates to MKLILYSLIYLFGINAFAKVIKSHAFSVIGFPKYRNDFKYIEHVNPSAPKNGEIILSEIGTFNTFNPLSWIDFSKYNSAAGVYSNIFQRLLINSFDEPSTYYGLLAESIEYPDNYSYLRINLRKEARFMTVNPDPNEDYDVTALDVSFSYETIKKSHHWYENIFKKVSSVDIINEKTIQFNFNVSGQEGKDIFPYLFTLSIFKKSFYEKNPLSSIGLNIKPIGSGPYYIDNFDENVYITFKRFDNYWADKLPIFKGRFNFKKITYQYYMDSDIARMAFMKGETNIWNENSEGSWVNYFKKNVDLKENIVLKTLESKAPVDAYGLFFNLRHTKFQDRRVRKALVKAFNYDWINKMYYHSFRSRTDTIFGDTKYSHQEEISEDELKILKESNLELDEEFYQGKYTPPKYQTSAELRSGLLEAQKLLNEAGWEIDKKQDYKLVNKKTRKPFTIEFVISSDHIKRVVLYYASILEKKLGIEVTISNFDNAAYVNVLKNKNFDMVYFKLRGHDFPIIPNYFEALHSSSNRSGNVFNILGLNSEFVDSLLDNLSSASDDEKLTYFTRVLDRFFMFNYFIIPMGVNRKKFIAIDKKFTHPQLSDRDYNVVETWWMKK, encoded by the coding sequence ATGAAACTAATCCTCTATTCATTAATTTATCTTTTTGGAATCAATGCTTTTGCGAAGGTTATTAAATCTCACGCCTTTTCAGTTATCGGTTTCCCGAAATATCGGAATGATTTTAAGTATATTGAACATGTTAATCCAAGTGCACCAAAAAATGGTGAAATAATTTTAAGTGAAATTGGTACATTTAATACTTTCAATCCATTGAGCTGGATAGATTTTTCAAAATATAATTCTGCAGCAGGTGTCTATTCTAATATTTTTCAACGTCTTTTAATAAATTCGTTCGATGAACCAAGTACGTATTACGGACTCTTAGCAGAAAGTATTGAGTATCCAGATAATTATTCATATTTGAGAATTAATTTGAGAAAAGAGGCCAGATTTATGACAGTTAATCCTGATCCAAATGAGGATTACGATGTAACTGCATTAGACGTTTCATTCTCTTATGAAACAATCAAAAAAAGTCACCATTGGTATGAAAATATCTTTAAAAAAGTAAGTTCTGTAGACATTATAAACGAAAAAACTATTCAATTTAATTTCAATGTATCAGGACAAGAAGGTAAAGATATTTTTCCTTATTTATTTACTTTATCAATTTTTAAAAAAAGTTTTTATGAGAAGAATCCATTATCCAGTATTGGTTTGAATATAAAACCCATAGGATCTGGGCCTTATTATATCGATAATTTTGATGAAAATGTGTATATCACATTTAAAAGATTCGATAATTATTGGGCCGATAAACTTCCAATTTTTAAAGGACGTTTCAATTTTAAAAAAATTACTTATCAGTACTATATGGATTCAGATATCGCACGAATGGCCTTTATGAAAGGTGAAACTAATATATGGAACGAAAATAGTGAAGGTTCTTGGGTGAATTATTTCAAGAAGAATGTAGACTTGAAAGAAAATATTGTGCTTAAAACTCTCGAAAGTAAGGCCCCTGTAGATGCATATGGATTGTTTTTTAATCTACGCCATACAAAGTTTCAGGATCGTCGAGTTAGAAAGGCCCTGGTAAAGGCATTCAATTATGATTGGATTAATAAAATGTATTATCATAGTTTTAGATCACGAACTGATACAATATTTGGTGATACAAAATATTCTCATCAAGAAGAGATTTCAGAAGACGAATTAAAAATACTTAAAGAATCAAATTTAGAATTAGATGAAGAATTTTATCAAGGGAAGTATACCCCTCCCAAATATCAAACTTCGGCAGAACTAAGGTCAGGATTATTAGAGGCACAAAAATTATTAAATGAAGCTGGTTGGGAAATTGATAAAAAACAAGATTATAAGCTGGTCAATAAAAAAACGCGCAAACCTTTTACAATAGAATTTGTCATATCAAGTGATCATATTAAGCGAGTTGTTCTTTATTATGCTAGTATTTTAGAAAAAAAACTTGGTATTGAAGTTACTATTTCAAACTTTGATAATGCTGCCTATGTTAATGTTCTGAAAAATAAAAATTTTGATATGGTTTACTTTAAATTACGTGGACATGATTTTCCCATTATTCCAAATTACTTTGAGGCCCTACACTCTTCTTCAAATCGAAGTGGGAATGTTTTTAATATTTTGGGGCTAAATTCTGAATTTGTTGATTCATTATTAGATAATCTCTCCTCGGCTTCAGATGATGAAAAATTAACATATTTCACAAGGGTATTAGACAGGTTTTTTATGTTCAATTATTTTATCATACCAATGGGAGTCAATCGAAAGAAGTTCATTGCGATTGATAAAAAATTTACTCATCCTCAATTGAGTGATCGAGATTACAATGTGGTTGAAACTTGGTGGATGAAAAAATGA
- a CDS encoding class I SAM-dependent methyltransferase: MTILKFLTLFLLIASGVLQATNVKSNNELKQSQETCESSFIPYSEVKKIVPNIYNLQITLNESLNEIKDPIFRIIKILDSIKGIESRPSLEYEKNLIPIVSILTENFLLKSTLGYRKEIYDQKLDKQLLSIMRWIQFIDSPDMYDQPIWIKYWILKGVLTSGEFVKDIDTGLVHIHKRSKNYAGPFLTFEKFAVEEIVKAISSYPDQNIIPFKDVGILFRKVYSYVVNKYKKMIENTSDPAGLLSDFLVKQNYLLAEEILNKGLEYTQSKMRQLDYEEIRKFRKVWAAAEHGKIIQTPISSLKIISDMIHFKPGETLVDIGSGHGDPAIIFGILNPQLNIIGLELVPYKVEGANINLDYLGLKNIKFIEQDLSKNDFELPEADYYYMFNPVDIDVLESLVSQIKNKPNAKVIKVLVFSNGWTHDVLTDNGFKVINFNIKAHLKVYSL; encoded by the coding sequence ATGACTATTTTAAAATTTTTAACATTATTTCTTCTAATTGCCAGTGGTGTACTTCAAGCGACAAATGTCAAAAGTAATAATGAATTGAAGCAATCTCAAGAAACATGTGAATCTTCTTTTATACCTTATTCTGAAGTTAAAAAAATTGTCCCAAATATTTACAATTTGCAAATTACACTTAATGAAAGCTTAAATGAGATAAAGGATCCAATTTTTAGAATAATCAAAATTTTAGATAGCATAAAGGGAATTGAATCAAGACCCAGTTTAGAATATGAAAAAAATCTCATTCCAATCGTATCAATTCTCACTGAAAATTTTTTATTAAAAAGTACACTCGGATATAGAAAAGAAATCTATGACCAAAAGTTAGATAAACAATTGCTTTCAATCATGAGATGGATCCAATTTATTGATTCCCCTGACATGTATGATCAACCAATTTGGATAAAATATTGGATCCTAAAAGGAGTTTTAACTTCTGGTGAATTTGTAAAAGACATTGATACTGGACTTGTTCACATTCACAAACGTTCAAAAAATTATGCAGGTCCATTTCTAACATTTGAAAAATTTGCAGTTGAAGAAATAGTAAAAGCAATCAGTTCTTATCCTGATCAAAATATTATTCCGTTTAAAGATGTCGGTATATTATTTCGTAAAGTATATAGTTACGTTGTAAATAAATATAAGAAAATGATAGAAAATACATCCGATCCAGCTGGGTTATTAAGTGATTTTTTGGTTAAGCAAAACTACCTCTTGGCCGAAGAAATCTTAAATAAAGGTTTAGAATACACACAAAGTAAGATGAGACAACTTGACTATGAAGAAATTAGAAAATTCAGAAAAGTCTGGGCCGCGGCTGAGCACGGGAAAATTATTCAAACTCCAATATCTTCATTAAAAATAATCTCGGATATGATCCATTTTAAACCTGGTGAAACTCTTGTCGATATTGGGAGCGGACACGGTGATCCGGCCATCATTTTTGGAATTTTAAATCCGCAATTGAATATTATTGGCCTCGAACTGGTTCCCTATAAAGTTGAAGGAGCGAATATTAACCTAGATTATTTAGGATTAAAAAACATCAAATTTATCGAGCAAGACCTGTCGAAAAATGACTTCGAACTTCCTGAGGCCGATTATTATTACATGTTCAACCCTGTAGATATAGATGTCCTTGAATCATTAGTTTCTCAAATTAAAAATAAACCAAACGCAAAGGTTATTAAGGTTTTAGTATTTTCAAATGGTTGGACACATGATGTACTAACAGATAACGGGTTTAAAGTTATCAACTTTAATATAAAAGCACACTTAAAAGTCTACTCATTATAG
- a CDS encoding SPFH domain-containing protein: protein MYFEGYFINFTLVILVPLFLIAFLCLVDGWFIVSHKNAKIIERLGKFHRIAQPGFNLKIPIVDKICVNRDLRINQLDVEVETKTKDNVFVRTHVSVQFYVMPDKIYESFYKLESPERQITSYVYDVVRAEIPKMALDSVFENKDSVATAIKDSLQESMDDFGYAISTALVTDIDPDERVKDSMNKINAAERDKLAAEYEAEAQKIRTVKHAEAESESKRLTGAGYANLRKEISKGIKESMDTLRNSGLDPMSATSMILTTQYLETLEKMASTGKMSTILLPSGPDGASSIQQQIISAIEASKINSDILNHK, encoded by the coding sequence ATGTATTTTGAAGGATATTTCATAAATTTTACCTTAGTAATTCTAGTTCCACTTTTTCTTATAGCTTTTTTATGTCTCGTAGACGGTTGGTTTATTGTGTCCCACAAAAATGCAAAAATTATTGAAAGGTTGGGAAAGTTTCACAGAATAGCTCAACCTGGATTTAACTTAAAAATTCCAATAGTTGATAAGATATGTGTAAATAGAGACTTAAGAATCAACCAACTGGATGTTGAAGTTGAAACTAAAACAAAAGATAATGTTTTTGTAAGAACTCATGTTTCTGTGCAATTTTACGTTATGCCAGATAAAATATATGAATCGTTCTACAAATTAGAGTCCCCTGAACGTCAAATTACTTCATATGTTTACGATGTAGTAAGGGCCGAAATTCCTAAAATGGCACTTGATTCTGTTTTTGAAAATAAAGATTCTGTGGCCACTGCAATTAAGGATAGTCTACAAGAATCTATGGATGATTTTGGTTATGCAATATCTACTGCTCTGGTAACTGATATTGATCCAGATGAAAGAGTAAAAGATTCAATGAATAAAATTAATGCAGCAGAAAGAGATAAATTGGCGGCAGAGTACGAAGCAGAGGCCCAAAAAATTAGAACTGTTAAACATGCAGAAGCTGAATCAGAAAGTAAGAGACTCACTGGTGCAGGGTATGCAAATCTAAGAAAAGAAATTTCAAAAGGTATAAAAGAGTCAATGGATACTCTTCGAAATTCAGGTCTTGACCCAATGTCTGCAACATCGATGATTCTAACAACTCAATATCTTGAAACACTTGAGAAAATGGCCAGCACCGGGAAAATGAGTACAATTTTACTGCCGAGTGGTCCTGACGGAGCAAGCTCAATTCAACAACAAATTATCTCTGCGATCGAAGCTTCAAAAATAAATAGCGATATTTTAAATCACAAATAA
- a CDS encoding acyl-CoA dehydrogenase: MAQYKTDLQDVYFNLFRLLNAQEVNADYSEQDIKDIMSEFDKFVANEIYPTRQESDQVGVKWENTKVSVPECLVPVQRGFYENGWYGLGYPEEIGGIPVPRSVMVAADAMAVGANVSFSMYYGLTRGAMNVLMAVGNDAQKEKYIPKMMTGEYGGTMCLTEADAGSDVGNLSTTAEPLGNGKYKINGVKIFISSGDNNLYDNIIHLVLARTPGAPKGPKGLSLFIVPKLVINEDGTNGASNDVVCTKIEEKMGLHGQATCELAFGQNSDCIGELIGNELEGMQNMFIMMNEARLECGLQGDAQANLVYELTLQYAKERSQFQTELFKHPDVKRLLLRMRSMSRGLRSLNLYTASLFDASQKGDKDAHSELALLTPICKSYSSDYGFNVSVDAIQVHGGYGYCTEYAIEQFARDIKIASIYEGTNGIQAIDYVTRKILKDQGKTLMRLAGKIQKTLTDPNASSWPTEVALIGKSLEKAQSIVAKFAEHAQKNEFAPILEHATDFLNFSGHLVTAWLHLRSAIIAKGMIESTQGDEKLFLQSKLDDFRFFCRYYLVENAGISQKILNYNYSISDFNV; encoded by the coding sequence ATGGCACAGTATAAGACGGATCTTCAGGATGTTTATTTTAACCTTTTTAGACTACTTAACGCACAAGAGGTAAATGCAGATTATTCGGAGCAAGATATCAAAGACATTATGAGTGAATTTGATAAATTTGTTGCTAACGAAATTTACCCTACACGACAAGAATCAGATCAAGTTGGCGTCAAATGGGAAAATACAAAAGTGAGTGTACCTGAGTGTTTAGTTCCAGTTCAACGCGGTTTTTATGAAAATGGATGGTATGGACTAGGTTATCCTGAAGAAATTGGCGGAATACCAGTTCCAAGATCAGTAATGGTTGCCGCTGATGCTATGGCCGTGGGAGCGAATGTTTCCTTTTCAATGTATTATGGCCTAACCAGAGGTGCCATGAATGTTCTTATGGCCGTCGGAAATGACGCCCAAAAAGAAAAATATATCCCAAAAATGATGACTGGGGAGTATGGTGGGACTATGTGTCTAACTGAAGCAGATGCAGGTAGTGATGTCGGAAACCTAAGTACAACTGCTGAACCACTAGGCAATGGAAAATACAAAATTAATGGAGTCAAAATCTTCATTTCCTCCGGTGATAACAATCTATATGACAATATTATTCATCTCGTATTGGCCAGAACACCAGGCGCACCTAAAGGCCCTAAGGGACTTTCGTTGTTTATTGTTCCAAAACTAGTCATTAATGAGGACGGTACAAACGGTGCAAGTAATGATGTTGTATGTACAAAAATTGAAGAGAAAATGGGTCTACATGGCCAGGCAACGTGTGAACTTGCTTTTGGACAAAATAGCGATTGCATAGGAGAACTTATAGGTAATGAACTTGAAGGTATGCAAAATATGTTCATCATGATGAATGAGGCCAGACTTGAGTGTGGATTGCAAGGAGATGCTCAGGCAAATTTAGTGTATGAACTAACTTTACAATACGCCAAGGAAAGATCTCAATTCCAAACTGAGCTTTTTAAACATCCCGATGTGAAAAGATTGCTTTTGAGAATGAGATCTATGTCTCGTGGATTGAGATCTTTGAATTTGTATACCGCCTCTCTTTTTGATGCTTCCCAAAAAGGTGATAAAGATGCCCACAGTGAATTAGCTCTTTTAACTCCAATTTGTAAGTCATATAGTTCTGATTACGGTTTTAATGTAAGTGTCGATGCAATTCAAGTTCACGGAGGTTATGGATATTGTACAGAGTATGCCATCGAACAATTTGCAAGAGATATAAAAATTGCATCTATTTATGAAGGAACAAACGGTATTCAGGCCATAGATTATGTGACTAGAAAAATTCTTAAAGATCAGGGAAAAACTCTCATGCGTTTGGCCGGGAAAATACAAAAAACACTCACTGATCCAAATGCCAGTAGTTGGCCAACTGAGGTTGCACTTATTGGCAAATCTCTAGAAAAAGCACAATCCATAGTTGCAAAATTTGCTGAACATGCGCAAAAAAATGAATTTGCACCTATTTTAGAACATGCAACCGATTTTCTTAATTTCTCAGGTCATTTAGTAACTGCATGGCTTCACTTGAGAAGTGCAATCATAGCAAAAGGAATGATTGAATCGACACAAGGAGATGAAAAACTCTTCTTACAAAGTAAATTGGATGATTTTCGCTTTTTCTGCAGATACTATTTGGTAGAGAATGCTGGAATTTCTCAGAAAATACTAAACTATAATTATTCGATATCAGATTTTAACGTTTAA